TGTGATATTGTGTACATCAGCTTTATACAGAAGAGCGGCTAACAGACCCTAGCTGCAAAGACCAGTAAGTGACATATGGCTGCCTTTATCCTTTTGGACAGACGGAGAGGTACCtttcagaaaataaagatttcaataagaaaaaagaaagatagcCACCTCATCACTTGCAGTATAATAAttactgtatggtctttaccttacaatatagaGCACCGAGGGGCGGCTGTTGTTATTTGGCccgatataaataaaagtgaactgaATTAAGGCAGTAATTGTatttagcagaaaaacaacTGGTCTCTGTAACAATGGTGGAGAAAAACAAGCAGTGACGTGACTTCCAAAGGGCTCCACTATAGAACTGGCCATCTGCAACCTGGACCACAACATCTGCCATCAGGTTTACAAAAGCCGAGTTACAATATGAACACAAATTTTCTCTTAGTGTCATCTTTAACAATTTTACAATGAGGCAGCAACAACAGGTCTAATATTCAAACTACGTGATACTGAAAACTGCTGGAGCAAAGATGTCAATGTCATCTTTCTTTAGAGCGCAGCTGTGATGTGAGTGGTCGTACTTAGTAAGTTTGAGTACACTATGAGTACACTGGATATACTGCGTCTGCACCACTGAACAATCAGTAGCTGCTGTCAGTTGCCAAAGCAAACAAGTAGTCAGTTTCAGCCTTCCATGTGCTCTGGTAGGTCTTTGTAAGTATAATGGTCAAAGTATAACTTTGCACCAATTTGCATGCTAAAATCATTAATCaactatttttgttttcaattaaTATGCCAAGTATTTTCTTGATTCATTAATTGTTTGGTTTATAAAATCTCACAAAACTGAGTAATACATCCGTGAAATTTTATTGTCTTTAGATAGTAATATATGCAAAGATATTAAATTTTTTACACTTGCAAAATTTTGGCATCTTGATGAGAAATAGTACTAAAAATAGCTGATTTACCCCCCCTTTTGATTCTCTAATCGTGTGGGCAGAATTAGGGTAACATCAGGTCTCGTCACTTGTTTTGAAGTATTACTCTCCAGATAAAACACATATATACAAACAATACCACGCGCACACCCGGTCCTAAGGGTCTTTTTCTCAAAGCACTCAGTGAAATAAAGTCGAGGCTGGAGTTCTGCTTCTGAAGCTTAGTCTTCGCTGCAGAGAGGAAGCGCCGTTTGACTGTTGGAAGGTTGTAAAAGTTGCACAGTATCAAATCACAGAAGTGGTTCAGAAGTGGTGCCCTGAGAAACAGCCAAATGTGTCACTATAAACCCCGGATCAGCTAGACTTTCAGCAGGGTGTTTAATTCAACGAGTGGTGTGcgtctgtgtctgtgcacacTCAGCAACACCCCCAACCTCTCTGAATTACTGTAACAGAGTCCATCAGCAGTCACAAATGTGCAAAGTGTAAACCCCTATAAAATGTAAGTTTCAAATTTAAGAAAGATGCATAGATACATACAGTTTAGTcataatacaaaacaaaatgattagaaaactaaaactgagtggATAAGAATTCCTGTTTGTCTTAGTGAAGTTCTTCCGTGTTCCACTGATGTCATCACTAAGCCCCAGTGAAgagcaaatttaaaacaaatgcttACACTAAATAAATTCTGTGAACAAAGGCAAGACCTGGGTAACAGTCACTGATAATGCCAGCACCTGCAGGCACTTTGATGGCTGCACCTGTTAAGATAAATCTCACCCCTTTCTCTCCCAGCAACAGTGGTCAGAGCAAGACAGTGTGTGAACAGTCTCAGAGCAACACGAGGGGGGAGCATAAAAGCTGCGGCACAGTGTGAAAGTGAGGGTTAGACGTCATCTACAGTGGTCTGAAGGGTCAGGGAAGATTGGAACGGTCAGCCACAATTTTCTGTTAAAAGTCAAAGTGAACAAGCAAAGAgcaagtggggggggggggcatagtaGTGGTTGCTTTAATACACTGTCAAAGTTCAAAAGTGACGAGCAGACCAAAATCAAGGACAGGTGAAAGCAGTGACATCGTCAGCTCCTTTTATGGGCTGGTGTTAAGAAAAAGACACATGTAACCCATTTTCCCTTTGCCTCCACCAttccctttctcctcctcttcctgctgaGCTGCCTCACTGCAGCATCAGCTGCTTGAGGTTGTCATGCAGGATTGTGTCCTTGACATCACGGAACACCAGTCGGATGTTCTCAGTGTTGATGGCTGTGGTGAAATGGTGGTACAGtggcttctgctgctgctcacgGCGCATTTTGCGAAAGCATTCCACCAGGAAGGACTGGACTTTCGCCAGACTCATGGAGTCACCCAAAAACTCAGGGAAGTAGTCTTTGATGGACACCTGCTTCACCTTCACTCCCAGCAGGTCTGTCTTGTTGAGGAACAGGATAATGGAGACATTGCTGAACACACGGTTGTTGACTATGGTCTCAAAGATGTTAAGTGACTCGCTCAGTCGGTTAGTCTGCCGGTCCTCCATGAGCACCTGGATATATTAGAATGCAGACACTGAGAAACAGGTTTGTTGAACGGTATTAGAAGCAAATAAGAGTCATACTTGTCTGCTACTAATCCCCTAAACTGCAAGTAAATTAAACTTTGATAGGGTTTTGGAAAATTGAATTCTAAAACATAACATCCTATGCTCCATTACACAAAAGGAACAGCAATTTTAATGCTAAGCTATCCAACCAAAACTGAGCATAGTTCAGGCAGACTACGAAGTCAACCTCAGCTAGTGATGCCTGCAGACGAGCTGAGACCAACAGATGAGCCAATCTCAGTGTCAGCCCACACCAGTTAGTGGCTCAGTTGGTTCCCCTTTTGCACATCCTACTGCTACAGACTATTTAACTATATCAGCCTCCATATAGCCTCTGCAAGTCTCTTTGCAACCCAACTCCCCCCACTTGTCCATTTAATGTTACTCATACTCTTTCTATAGTCACTGatgcctgctctgttctgtgctgTATGTGCATGGAAGGGATGTATGTGCATGAATAGAGCCATAGTGTGAAATATAAATTACTACagactagggctgcataaaacgattattttagtaatcgagtattctatcgattattccagcgattaatcgagtaatcggataagaaatactttttttattaacagtttatctgcatattttaacttccgtaatgcagtttttcgcctgtgaacaaacagcggtgaatggagcagctacaaagttctcttttcttcaccttaacacttgctgatcaggtgcttgatgaaggacctccagctgtttcacagatttaatggtggttactaaaagaaaaagctgctgttttggacgctggaaaaacgtttcctttttcactacttgagctcaccgtcacagcttcgcctctttgcgcttgcgcagttaaaaccgctgcctgctatgagtgttttgaaaaactagtggctgcgggagccatggcgcatgtgtgagtaatggtgtaatgctttgtattcacaagcattctcgaaaatacgtttctactgcaggtctatatttagtcactaataagggattaaagtataaaaaatattttgaaggagcccctcggtcctggggggcgggccttccggtaccgaaccatcgctagtgctaatggcccgcgctcgctagcaaaccagttctggtagctacagctgaagtaaagacaaaaatagcagctgaaattctcagcgagcacaacacacacagacacacagagagcagtggaggcgtggaaatgcatgtcagcgacagttgccacccgtcccgtaaagtacggaacacggcatgttacggagccgtattccacggagtcccgtaacatacggggttctgtattttacgagacaggtggcaactctagtgatgatccactctgtgttaaaggaaatcaatcgcagcgacggagagctttttagaatgtgtgcttgtgtatacgtgagtgattcacactccagtccagtaggtggcggtaatgcagttctatgttggtttgccagcccccaataaacccacaaaaaaacgtcagcactaatgctgctaatgctagtgaggagcgccgcttacaccgagacagctgagcgctgcagagtttaaacgaagcatcgacacagtaaatttgtgtcgataaatttttagaatcgatttaatcgagttaatcgatgaatcgttgcagccctactacagacactccctttatttttgttgcagactgaaaacatttgacattaaaagatgaatgagAGCCAAAAGAGCAAGATTTCAGCTTTCATTTCCAGGTGTTtacagtaccagccaaaagtttggacacacttacccgtctggatctgatacacagttcagaagataactaacccatttttcttgtgaacaAAAGTATTGGAAGAAGtgcctgacaggtgtgttttgttgcccagatGTGTTCCGTTACATTGATTACTCAAACAATAAACAGCACTGAATGTCTgggctcagtttcagatttgggttttgcctgtgcatTTATAAttagaggagtaaccaacatgaaaaccagagagctgtctgcgAGTGAAAAATAAGCAATTGAGAAACTGAGAGAagattgaaggaaaaaaaaaaaatcaatcagtgcCATTGCACAAACAATGGCCATAGCCCGTACAAACATTTGGAATATCGCAAAGAAGAAATTCATcactggtgtactaagtaacagatgtaTGTGGAGCAGGTAGatcaaggaaaacaacagcagctgataacaaacattgtaagtgctgtaaagaaagaccctaaaacaagtgacatcagcaacaacctccagagggcaggtgTGGACTTCATGAACAGAAGGACAGAGGCTTCACCCGAAGATGCAAACCTTTAATTAGCAAGAATAAAAagaaggccaggctggaatttgtCAAGTTGTACATAGAGAAGCCTCAGAAACTgtgggacaaagttttatggactgatgaaacaAAGATTAACTTTTAAAAAGTGATGAAAAGGTTAAAGGTTGAAGAAAGAatggatctgctcatgatcccaaatgCACAAgctcatctgtaaaacacagtggggGTGATGTCGTGTTTGGGCTTCATAGCTTCTTCTGGAATGGGTTTATTAGCCCTTTAACAGCAGTGATCGGCACAGATGCACCTGTTACCCGCCCTTACTTGCCACGATCAGCTGATGAACGCTGAACGTATCACTgctgagacgtctgatcaaaTTACCGTTATtccgcgaccgtttgtcctattggaaaaattcaaacggtttctgaaagctgacaaATTGCATTTCACACCCAGTATAGGGTTATTACGGTACAAGTCCGCAAATGGTCTCACCTTTGAAGTTAAATAAAGGGTTAATattcattgatgatgtcacacatgatggcagcagtacaatgtACTCAATGAAGTCTACATTAACATTTTGAAAGATGCACTCAAAGTGAACGGGAGctccttcatcatgcagcaacacaatgaccccaaacacgcTGCCAAAACTACAAAGAAGTTCATCAGGGCCaagaagtggaaggttttagactggccAAGTCAATCTCCACGCTTACACcctacagtgacatttaagctagcctgacccccaaaaatgaccaaacgaaaagcggactttgaaaacaggtgggaggcagagcaCCTGTTCGCTGACATCGGAGGAAAACCCGTGTATCTCTTTTCCCCACCTGCAATGTGAGGGGAAAAGAGTGGATTGATGTGAcgtgcacaggtgagctgcatcactgcatcacacagcaggaaacgctgcgcagcaaagccctgaagacagaacgcgtcataagcacgaaacacagacagtgaggggcaaaggtttaaatcacggcagtttcagttttttctggAGGAAACAGCTTCTGATTTTGGTGCCGTGCCTGATCACACAGGCGTGATGAGCTGCccgaggaaatctgtcagttcatggaaagtaagaaagaaagagagaaactaaGTAActtgtttcttgtttctggactttctgctgaaaccacatcaaaaaagaaatttgtaaattttcatcagcttgaaatattttcattttctctgttttttttttgaagaaaaatataattttatatttttttaatgtgttgaggaaaacgTTCCTGTATTATGGCAAttaaaattcatattgctgtttttttttttacttttagactgttaaataaatgttaatcctATTTGGCCCAGGACTTGGactgtgtgttcagttttggcCCATTCTGTGTATGACACCCCTGCTCtagagcattttacctgctaaagagggactgaagggagtaacccccccccaaaacaagcAACAACTCAAAGAGGCTGTAGTGAAAGCATCACAAAAGGAGAATGCGAACGGTTAGTGATGTCAGAGGGTCACAGCAAAGgatttgcatttaaatattaagtcttattcACTTGAATCTATTTGATCTATTCCCAATACTtctgctcacaagaaaaatgggttggttcagacaaaaggtgccaTCTTCTGAACTGCGTATCGGATCCAGATGTCCGGatataaaagctgagatgttgattttTTACGTCTCGTATTGACTTTCTTTACGttaaacccaaatgttttcagtatacaggaaaaataaagggactggcctcactgttcctATACCTTTTGAGGGGAGTGTAAAAGCTTCTTCACCACTGAACAATCAGTAGCTGCAAGATACTGAATTTCTCCATGAAAACAGTGGTCCTGACAGAACTACAGTAAAAGGCTCAAGAAAGGATTTCCAATCGATCAGAATCTGATAAAGGGATATACTGAACCACACTGAGGTTCTCCTTAGAATAAAACTTGAAACTTGTCTCACGCTTCTGTGCAACACCGTGCTTCCAGATAACTCACCTGGTCATATtcagaggaggagacgaggaaGAGAATGGACGTAACAGAGTCAAAGCATTCAAACCAGCGTCGTCTCTCAGAGCGCTGCCCACCCACGTCCACCATTCTGAAGGGTACATTCCTGATTTCAAAATTGTACTCATGGATGCCCTTGGTGGGCTTTCTGGCCAGAAGGATGTCTTGCTGGCTGGGAAGGTAGTCCTGCAAGCAGAGGAGTGACATGATTTTTGTGAAGGTTTACAACAAAATGTTTGTATTCACTGTTAAAATTGTACTGATATATTTAAGTTTTGAGAAACTTTTAATAACTTTGTTTAAAAGAAACTCGTCACAGACATGACCAAGCAAAAGAAAAGTAAACACTGCCCAAAGAAACCAATCTCAACAAATGAAGATTTACATGTGCTTATATATAATATTCTAGTTTACACAagttctacatttattttttgttggaCGGTCCATCCAGCCACATATTTTCAAACACTTATCTACGTCCAGGCAGTCATAGTTTAAGCAGAGccacccagacctccctctccccagccacctcctccagctcttctggtgGAACACTGAGGCACTACCAAGACAGTCAAGAGCTCTCCAACACATCCATGGGGCTCATCCCAATTGGACATGGCAAACCAGctcaactggttcctttcaatgtggaggagtatcAGCTCTACTCTGAACTACTGCTGAATGACTGAGTTTCTCACCCTTTCTCCAAGGAAGAGCCCAGACactcttcagaggaagctcattttagCTGCTTGTATCTGTGCTCTCTCTAAAATTCTGAACAGAATGAGCGACAATGTAATGCAAGCTCTTGTTAGGTTGTACAGGGCCAAAACAGCCTGTAACAACAGGCCTAAAACTATCCCTATATCCCATCATCTACTCCCGAAGCACCCCCTATAAAGCATCCAGAGCGCcacagtcaaatgccttctccaggtccacaaaacacacGTACACTGGTTACGCAAACTCTTGCGCACCATCGAATAACAAGGAGTAGTCCAGTGTTCTGTGACCAGGATGGAAACTGTAATCCTTTCACTGCCTCAGCTGAAGTAGGCAGCACTCCTTCCCCACTGTGTACAGTTTGGAGAGGAAGTTGCTTCTCCCTTCAGACATCTGATGGTTTGACATCAGATGTCTCAGAAGGCTTCCAggttgaccaaaaaaaaaaaacaaaaaaaaaaaccttgttcCACAGCCTCGGTGAACTCCTTATGTACTGGTTTCATgtactaaaactaaaatgagGCACTTGCCTTTTGCCATATTGATACTACATAATAGTATGTAACCGGAATAGGAGCTAAAATCTGAATCTAAAGGAAATTGCTTCCTGTCCTCTGGATACTTTTgctactgacaaaaaaaaaaaaaaattggaatcacttttttttttgtcaacttAAGTTGACAAGAAGAAGTCTATATTATCTTGATTTATTGGATTGTCAGTCATCACTTATTTCTGCTATGAGCTGAATGGAATTATGAGTTGCTTCGCATTCTACTACTATGATCTAATGTTCTCCTAATAAATCTAACACTAAATACCGGTTTCAGGCAAGACAGAGTGTGAGAAGCAATGCACTGGATACTTGTATCTGTACATTACCACACAGATGACTGTGAGAAGAGCGATTTATTGAGAACTTCTGCTATTCACAATTACAGTACCATGAAAAGGTTATCAGCCCCAATagtgatttcttattttttttgcatatttgtcacacttaaatggtTCGGATCAAACAAAGAGTTCAATTTCAGAAGCCACACCCAGGCGTGATTACTGCCAGACATGtcgaatcaagaaatcacttgaACAGAACTTGCctgacaaagtgaagaaggCTCAAAGATCTCAAAAAACAACATCATCGTGGGTTAACAGGAAAACTGTTtgattttggttttgttgtCTTTGGCAGTTGGAATGTTACAACAGCCCTTTATCTGTTTTTAAATTAGTCTTAAACCCCCATCACACTGACGCAAGATCTGCTGTGGACAACAATCTGCAGTCGCATACAAAAAGAATGCAGAAATTGTCCGCCAAACTCTGCAGGCATAGGCCAGACCCTGCGGGACGAGTTTTCAAAAATTAGGTGCTACCTTAGTTTTGACTGTGGACACAGCAGACAGTTGCAGACAGGAGCGCAAGTAATGGCACGGTAAGGCATGTGTTCAGTCTGCTAACAGTCCACAGCCAGGCTGCAGGTGCTGGAAAGTCCAggatccagaaaaaaaaaaaaaaagtgaaaataccCTAGGTGCCACCCTTTTTACAGC
The Archocentrus centrarchus isolate MPI-CPG fArcCen1 unplaced genomic scaffold, fArcCen1 scaffold_87_ctg1, whole genome shotgun sequence DNA segment above includes these coding regions:
- the gna13b gene encoding guanine nucleotide-binding protein subunit alpha-13b, which encodes MADFLPSRSALSVFFPNCLLTSGEAEQLRKSKEIDKCINRDKTYVKRLVKILLLGAGESGKSTFLKQMRIIHGEDFDQKAKEEFRATIFSNVIKGIRVLVDAREKLHIPWGDSSNQRHGGTMMAFDTRSAMAHSHGMVEPKVFHHYLPSIKALWADKGIQNAYDRRREFQLGESVKYFLDNLEKLGQSDYLPSQQDILLARKPTKGIHEYNFEIRNVPFRMVDVGGQRSERRRWFECFDSVTSILFLVSSSEYDQVLMEDRQTNRLSESLNIFETIVNNRVFSNVSIILFLNKTDLLGVKVKQVSIKDYFPEFLGDSMSLAKVQSFLVECFRKMRREQQQKPLYHHFTTAINTENIRLVFRDVKDTILHDNLKQLMLQ